The sequence GCAAGAACCTGCTCTACCGCCCGGACTCCGCGGCGAACGTCACGGTCACCGACGCGTACCTCGGCATGTACGACTACGTGCTGCTGACCTCGACCAAGTAGCACCTGTTCCTCAACAGCATCCCTCGAAAGGCAGGTGAAGGCGCCGGGACGTCGGGCGTTACCCCGCCCGCTCGACCCGGCGCCGCACGGCTGTGGCTGCGTACATCATCCGACGCGTATTCGCCGCGGTGTTGCTGCTGCTGGTGGTCAGCGCAGTCACGTTCGCGATCTTCTTCCTGGTGCCCCGCCTCGGCGGGCAGACAGTCGACTCGATGGCCGCCCAGTACGTCGGGAAGAGCCCCGACCCGGACGTCATCGCCGCGGTCAAGAAGAACCTGGGGCTCGACCAGCCCCTCTATCTCCAGTACTGGCACTTCATCAAGGGCATCGTTGTCGGCGCCGAGTACCAGTTCGGTCCGGACCCGGTCACCTGCAACGCGCCCTGCTTCGGGTACTCCTTCAAGACGCACTCCGAGATCTGGCCCGAGATCGTCCAGCGCATACCCGTGACGCTGTCCCTGGCGGTCGGCGCGGCCGTCCTCTGGGTCATATCGGGTGTCGCGACCGGTGTGCTCTCGGCTCTCAAGCGGGGCTCGGTCTTCGACCGCCTCGCGATGGGTGTCGCCCTGGCCGGTGTCTCCCTGCCGATGTTCTTCACCGGCATGGTCTCGCTCGCCCTCTTCGCCTTCAACTGGAAGATCTGGGACGACGTCCACTTCGTACCGTTCTCCGAGAATCCCGGTGAGTGGGCCTGGAACCTGGTCCTCCCCTGGTGCACGCTCGCCTTCCTGTACTCCGCGCTCTACGCCCGGCTCACCCGGGCCGGGATGCTGGAGACGATGGGCGAGGACTACATCAGAACCGCCCGCGCCAAGGGCCTGCGAGAACGCCAGGTGGTCGTCAAGCACGGCCTGCGCGCGGCTCTGACCCCCCTCGTCACCATCTTCGGCATGGACTTCGCGCTGCTCCTGGGCGGCGCGGTCATCACCGAGAGCGTCTTCTCGTTCCAGGGGATGGGCGAGTACGCCATTCAGGGCGTGACCCGCAGCGACCTGCCCATCGTGATGGGCGTGACGCTGGTCGCCGCCTTCTTCATCGTTGTCTGCAATCTGCTGGTGGACCTCGTGTACGCCGCGATCGACCCCCGGGTGAGGCTCTCATGAGCGACGTACGCAAGACGGACTCACCGGACTCCGGGGCCGTTTCCGACGCCGGATCCGCAGCCGACGAAGAGCAGTTCCTCTCGGTACGCGACCTCACCATCCACTTCGACACCGACGACGGTCTGGTCAAGTCCGTCGACGGCGTCAGCTTCGACCTGAAGGCCGGGGAGACCCTCGGTATCGTCGGCGAGTCCGGCTCCGGCAAGTCCGTGACCTCACTGGGGATCATGGGACTTCACACCTCGGAGCGGGCGCGGATCTCCGGTGAGATCTGGCTGGAGGGCGAGGAGCTGATCGGCGCCGGGCCCGAGCGCGTACGCGAGCTGCGCGGCCAGAAGATGGCGATGATCTTCCAGGATCCGCTGTCGGCCCTGCACCCGTACTACAGCATCGGCTCGCAGATAGTGGAGGCCCACCGGGTCCACCACCACGTCGACAAGAAGGCCGCGAAGAAGCGCGCGATCGAGATGCTCGACCGGGTCGGCATCCCGGAGCCGCAGCGGCGCTACGACGACTACCCGCACCAGTTCTCCGGCGGTATGCGCCAGCGCGCGATGATCGCGATGGCGCTGGTCAACAATCCGCAGCTGCTGATCGCCGACGAGCCGACGACCGCCCTGGACGTGACCGTCCAGGCGCAGATCCTCGACCTGATCCGCGATCTCCAGAAGGAGTTCGGCTCGGCGGTCGTCATGATCACCCACGACCTCGGGGTCGTCGCGGAGATCGCCGACAAGCTGCTGGTGATGTACGCGGGCCGCTGCATCGAGCGCGGCAGCTCGGAGAAGGTCTTCTACCAGCCGCAGCACCCCTACACCTGGGGTCTGCTCGGCTCGATGCCGCGCATCGACCGGGAGCAGACCGAGCGCCTGGTGCCCGTCAAGGGCTCGCCGCCCAGCCTGATCAACGTTCCGTCGGGCTGTGCCTTCCACCCGCGCTGCCCGTACGCCGACGTGCCGGCCGACAACGTCACCCGCACCGAGCGCCCGGAGCTGCAGCTCGTCAGCGACGGGCACTACTCCGCGTGCCACATGTCGCCGGAGCAGCGCGAACAGATCTGGACCGAAGAGATTGCGCCGAAGCTGTGACTGATATGGACAAGAAGACTCCCCGGCCGGGGTCGGACGGGTCCGGGTCCGAGCCGCTCCTCAAGGTCACCGGCCTGGTCAAGCACTTCCCGATCACCAAGGGCGTGCTCAAGCGCAGGGTGGGCGCCGTCCAGGCGGTCGACGGGCTCACCTTCGACGTGCGCCCCGGCGAGACCCTCGGCGTCGTCGGCGAGTCCGGCTGCGGCAAGTCGACGATGGGCCGGCTGGTCACGCGCCTGCTGGAACCCACCGGCGGCAAGGTCGAGTTCGAGGGCCGTGACATCACGCATCTGTCCGCCGGGAAGCTGCGGCCGATGCGCCGCGATGTGCAGATGATCTTCCAGGACCCGTACGGTTCGCTGAACCCGCGCCACACCGTCGGCGGGATCGTGGGCACCCCCTTCCGGCTCCAGGGCGTCACGCCCGAGGGCGGTCTGAAGCGGGAGGTCCAGCGGCTGCTGGAGATGGTCGGCCTCAACCCCGAGCACTACAACCGCTATCCGCACGAGTTCTCCGGCGGCCAGCGCCAGCGCATCGGCATCGCCCGCGCGCTCGCCCTCAAGCCGAAGCTCGTGGTGGCCGACGAGCCGGTCTCCGCGCTGGACGTGTCGATCCAGGCGCAGGTGGTGAACCTGCTGGACGACCTCCAGGACGAGCTCGGGCTCACGTACATGATCATCGCGCACGACCTCTCGGTCATCCGCCATGTCTCGGACCGGATCGCGGTCATGTACCTCGGCAAGATCGTGGAGCTGGCGGACCGCAAGTCGCTGTACGAGGCGCCGATGCACCCGTACACCAAGGCGCTGATGTCCGCGGTGCCGGTGCCCGACCCGCGTCGGCGCGGCGCCAAGAGCGACCGCATCCTGCTCAAGGGCGATGTGCCCTCGCCGATATCGCCGCCCAGCGGCTGCCGGTTCCACACCCGGTGCTGGAAGGCGACACAGATCTGCAAGACGCAGGAACCGCCGCTGATCGCGCTCAAGACCGGCCACCAGGTCGCCTGCCACCACCCGGAGAACGCACCGGACCAGGCGCCCGGCGACGCGCCGCTGCCCGGAGCGGGGGACGCGGTGGAGGTCATCACGGTGAAGGCGGCGAGCGTCGCGAAGGGCGACGCGGCCGAGGACGGGAAGGCGGAGCCCGCCGGCTCCGCGAAGTCTGCCGAAGAGCCCGCCGCGAAGCCCGCCGAAGAGCCCGCCGCGAAGCCCTCCGGGGACGACCCGGCCCCGACCACGACCTCGGAGGACAGCCCGAAGGAGTAATACCGGCACAATTGCCCGGTGCTCAACGAACTGTTCACGCCCTCCGTCCAGCATGCGCTCGACATCGTCGGAATCTTCGTCTTCGCGATCTCGGGCGCGCTGCTCGCCGTACGCAAGAACTTCGATGTCTTCGGCATCGCGGTGCTCGCCGAGGTGACAGCGCTGGGCGGGGGGCTGTTCCGTGACGTGATGATCGGCGCGATCCCGCCGGCCGCGTTCACGGATCTCGGCTACTTCACGACGCCGCTGCTCGCCGCCGTCCTGGTGTTCTTCCTGCACCCCCACGTCGAGCGCATCCAGGTCGGGGTCAACGTCTTCGACGCGGCGGGGCTCGGCCTGTTCTGCGTCACCGGGACGGTCAAGGCGTACGACTACGGCCTCGGCCTCACCGCGTCGGCGGCCCTGGGCCTGGCGACCGCGGTCGGCGGCGGTGTGCTGCGGGACGTCCTGGCCAACGAGGTGCCGTCCCTGCTGCGCTGGGACCGCGATCTGTACGCGGTGCCCGCGATCGTCGGCGCGGTCATGGTCGTGCTGTGCATCCGTTTCGACGCCCTCAACGCGTTCACCAGCGGTACGGCCGTGCTCACCGCGTTCGTCCTGCGGCTGCTGGCGCTGCGCTTCCACTGGCGGGCCCCGCGCGCCTACAACAGGCGCTCCGCCAGGGCGGAGGGGGACTCGGCGGCGACCTGAGAGCGGGGCCGGGGAGCCGCCGACCGGCAGAAGTGACCACCAGGAGAAGCTACCGCTTAGTAATACGATCGGTGTACGGTGCGTGGCATGGCACAGGCAGCAGCGCAGGCGGCGCACGGCACGCGGACCACGCAGGTGACGCGGGCGACCATCGGGGACAGCGAGTTCGACCGCGACACCGCTGTCACGCTCCGCGAGGAGGGCGTCTACGACGCGGAACTCTCCGCGGGCTGGACCATCATCCGCGCCGTCAACGGCGGCTACCTGCTGGCCCTGATCGGCCGGGCCCTCGGCGAGGCGCTCCCGCACCCCGACCCGTTCTCGGTCTCCGCGCACTACCTCACCGCGTCCGTCCCCGGCCCCGCGGTGGTCCGGACCCAGGTCGTGCGCACCGGCCGCACCCTCTCCACCGGCCAGGCATCCCTCTTCCAGTTCGCCGAGGACGGCGCCGAGGTCGAGCGCATCCGGGTCATCGCCACCTATGGCGACCTGGACGAACTCACCGACGAGATCCGTACGTCGGCCACGCCGCCCGCCATGCCCGCCAGGGAGCACTGCCTCGGTCCGGACGACGGCCCGGCCCCGATCCCCGGCAGCTCCGCCATCACCGAGCGCATCGACATCGCGCTCGACCCGGCGACGGTCGGCTGGGCCGTCGGCGCGCCGTCCGGCAAGGGCGAGATCCGCGGCTGGTTCGGCCTGGCGGACGGCCGCGACGCGGACCCGCTGTCCCTGCTGCTCACCGTCGACGCGCTGCCGCCGACCGCGTTCGAGCTGGGCCTCAAGGGCTGGACCCCGACCGTCGAACTCACCACCCACATCCGCTGCCGCCCGGCACCGGGTCCGCTGCGGGTCTCGATCACCACCCGTAACCTCGCGGGCGGCTTCCTGGAGGAGGACGCGGAGGTCTGGGACAGCGCGGACCGCCTGGTGGCCCAGTCCCGCCAACTGGCCAAGGCCCCGCGCGGCTAGGTTCGCCGGAGCCCGGAGCCCGGAGCCCGGAGCCCGGGTTCGGGGCTGAGGGCTCGGGGTGTTGGGCGGCGGGGCGGCGGTCGTGCGGCCCCCGGCCATCATGGTGACGTGAAATCCGACCGGCTGCTCTCCATCCTGCTGCTGCTCCAGACCCGCTCGCTGGTCCCCGCGACCGAGCTCGCCGACCGTCTCGAAGTCTCCGTACGGACCATCTACCGCGACGTGGAGGCGCTCTCCGCCTCCGGTGTCCCGGTCTACGCCGAGCGGGGCCGCCACGGCGGCATCGCCCTGCTCCCCGGCTTCCGTACCGATGTCACCGGCCTGACCGCCGACGAGGCGCGCGCCCTCTTCGTCCTGGCCGCCGACGGCGCACACTCCGCGCTCGGCCTGGACGCGGCGCTCGGCTCGGCCCTGCGCAAGGTGATGGCGGCACTCCCGGCGCCGCACCGCCCCGCCGCCGAGCAGACCAGCAGGCGGTTCCTCGTCGACCCGGTCCGCTGGATGAGCGGCCCGCGGGCCGCCGTGGACATCGCCGAGCTCCACGACGCCGTCCTCGCCGACCGGCGGCTGCGGATCCGCTACCGGCACAGCGGCACCGACACCCCGCGCACCTACACCGTCGACCCGTACGGCCTCGTCGTGAAGGCGGGCGTCTGGTACCTCGTCGCGGACCTCGATGGCGCGCCCCGGCTCTTCCGCGCGGACCGGGTGCGGGAGGCGGTCCTCGGCGAGGAGGGCGTGGTGCGCCGGCCGGGAGCGGAACTGGCCGAGGTGTGGGCGGTGTTGCGCCGGCAGGTCGAGGAACGCCCGGCGGACGTACGGCTCCGGGTCCGGGTGCACCGCTCCCGCCTCGACCTCTTCGTACGCCTCCACGCGGGCGTGCTCACCGGTGCTCCCCGGCCCGGCGGAACCCGGCCGGGGGACGAGCGCGGGGAGTGGCTGCTGGCCGAACTCGCGGTACCCGAAGTGGCCTGGGCCCGCTCCCTGCTCTCCTTCGGGCCGAACCTGGAAGTGCTGGAGCCGCCCGAGGCGCGGACCCTGCTCGCCCGTGCCGCCGCGCAGGTCGTGGAGCTGTACGCGACGGACGGCTGAGCGCGCGGCGGCGGCCGCGGCGGACGGCTGAGCGCGACGGGGCCGCCACGGCCGGTGGTGGGGGGGCCGGTCACACGGGGCCAGTGCCCGAGTCCTCCCCGTCATCCAGCCAGTGCGCGCGGCCGAGGGAGACCAGGCGCAGTCGGCGCCGGGCCACCCGTACGACCTCGCGCTCACCGCCGGGTCCCGCGTCCAGCAGCGCCGACGCGGTGATCACCATGTGGTCGACGTAGAGGCCACCGAGCATCAGCAGGTCCTCCCGGCTCCATCCCGCCGACTCCGGCTCGCCGCCGAGCGCGGTGGCCACCTCGTCCGCGAACCGGCGGAGCTGGGCGGCGATGGCCTCGCGGACCGGGCCCACGCCGCCGTGCTGCTCGCGGGCGATGAAGCGGAAGTGGGCGGGCTGCGCGGCGACATGGCGCGCTATCAGCTCCACGCTGCGGTCCAGGCGTTCGTCGCTGTCACCGGTCTCCGCGAGGACCGCGCCGATCATGCCGTGCAGGCTGCCCAGCGTCTCCTCCACGAGGGCCACACCGAGCGCCGCGGTGCCCTCGAAGTGCCGGTAGAAGGCGGTGGGGGCGACTCCCACGGCCCGGGTGACCTCCCGCAGGCCCAGGCTGCTCAGGCTCTGGTGCTCCAGCAGCCGGAGCGCGGCGTCCAGGAGCGCCTGACGCGTCTTCAGCTTCTGGGTCTGGCGGATACCGGCGGTGTGACTCATGCCATTCAGTAAACAACCGTTCTCCGGGCCGAGGAAGAGAGGTGAGGTTTAGACTCAAGAGTCAGTGAACAGTCGTACTCTCAATGGTTCCGGCCCACACGTGGAAAGGCCGCACATGCTCGTCCTCGTCGCCGCCCTGCTCCTGCTGGGGATCGCCCTCGGGGCGGTCGCCCAGATCCCGCTGTCCTCGACCCTGGCCGTCGCCGCCGTCATCGGCGGCTGGCTGCTCCTCTTCGCCGTCCGCGAGCGCCTCGCGCGCCGCTCCCGGTAAAGACCGTCCGGCAAGAGCCTGCCGAATCCGGCCGATCCGAAGGAGCCCGCACCATGACACTCACCGATACCGTCCGCCGCGCAGAGCACGCCGTCGGCCTCGCCGGCCTCGCGGGCCGCACCGCGCGTACCGAAGGCACCGCGCGTGCCGAGAGCACCTCCGACGCCTCCGCTCCGGAGAAGGCGCCCCGGAGCGCCGCCGGCCGGGAGGCCGACGGGCTGGCCGTCGCCTCGTTCGTCCTGGGGCTCGTCGGACTCCTCGTGATGAACGTCCTGCTCGGCCCCACCGCCATCGTCATGGCGCTGCTGGCCCTCGCCCGCTCCACCGGCCGCCGCGGCCGTGCCCTGCTCGGCCTCGCGCTCGGCGTCGCCGACCTCGTCGTCCTGGCCGTCCTGGTCTCCGCGAACGGCGCCGTCGTCTGGAACGTCGGCGGCTGAGGGGGGACCGGTACGGACGGGCGCCAAGCTCTCCCGGTCCCGGACCGGGCTCCGGACCGGGCCGCCGCGCACCGCCGGCCGGGGCCGGGCCGTGACGCACCGGCGTACGTCCCGGCGGGGGCTCGTAGAATCGAGCCCACCATGGCATACCTCGACCACGCCGCGACCACGCCGATGCTGCCGGAGGCGATCGGGGCGATGACCGCCCAGCTCGCCGTCACCGGTAACGCGTCCTCCCTGCACGCCGCCGGGCGCCGGGCCCGCCGTACCGTCGAGGAGTCCAGAGAGACCCTCGCCGACGCCCTCGGCGCACGTCCCAGCGAGGTGGTCCTCACCTCCGGCGGTACCGAGGCCGACAACCTCGCGGTCAAGGGCCTGTACTGGGCCCGCCGCGACGCCGACCCCCGGCGCACCAGGGTCCTCGCGGGCCCCGTCGAACACCACGCGGTCCTGGACGCCGTCGACTGGCTGGCCGAGCACGAGGGCGCGACCGTCGAGTACCTCCCCGTCGACCACTACGGACGGGTGCACCCCGAGGACCTGCGCGAAGCCGTCCTCCGCAACCCCGACGACATCGCGATGATCACCGTGATGTGGGCCAACAACGAGATCGGCACCATCATGCCGGTACGTGAACTGGCCGACATCGCCCGCGAGTTCGGCATTCCCATGCACGCCGACGCGGTACAGGCCGTCGGCCAGCTGGAGGTCGACTTCGCACGGTCGGGGCTGGCCGCCATGACCGTCAGCGGACACAAGATCGGCGGTCCGTTCGGTATCGGCGCGCTGCTCCTGGGCCGCGAATACACCCCCGTACCCGTGCTGCACGGCGGCGGGCAGGAGCGCCATGTGCGCTCCGGCACCCTGGATGTGCCCGCCGTCGCCGCCTTCGCGGTCGCCGCCCGGCTCGCCGCCGAGGGGCGCGAGAACTTCGCCCGCCGGATCGGGGCGCTCCGGGACGACCTGATCACCGCCGTGCGGCGGGCCGTGCCGGACGCCGTGCTCGGGGGCGACCCGGATCCGGCGGGGCGGCTCCCGGCCAACGCCCACTTCAGCTTCCCCGGCTGCGAGGGCGACTCGCTCCTGCTGCTGCTGGACGCCCAGGGCATCGAGTGCTCCACCGGCTCCGCCTGCACCGCCGGGATCGCCCAGCCCAGCCATGTCCTGCTGGCCACCGGAACCGACCCGGACCTGGCCCGCGGCACGCTGCGCTTCTCGCTCGGCCACACCTCCACCAGGCAGGACGTCGAGGAACTCGCGGGCGCCATCGGTCCGGCGGTGGAACGCGCGAGGACGGCCGGACTCAGCTGAGGGCGGGCCGTCCCGCGCAGGCCGTCGCGCCCGGGATCACGCGGGGCCCGTCGAGTCCGAGGGCTTGGCCGGCCCGGTGGGCCCCGCCGTCGCGGCCCGCCGCACCAGCTTCAGATACCGGTCCCAGTCCCAGTGCGGCCCGGGGTCGGTGTGGTCCGTGCCCGGCACCTCGACGTGCCCGATGATGTGCTCGCGGTCCATCGGTATGCCGTAGCGCCCGCATATCGCGGCCGTCAGCCGGGCCGACGACTCGTACATCGCCTTCGTGAGGTCCTTGGGGCGGTCCACGAAGCCCTCGTGCTCGATGCCGACGCTGCGTTCGTTGTACGACCTGTTCCCCGCGTGGTATGCCACATCCAGCTCACGGATCATCTGTGCCACATGGCCGTCCTTGCGCACCACGTAGTGCGCGGCGGCGCCGTGGCCGGGGTCCTGGAAGACCCTCACCGCACTGGCGAAGCTGCCCTGCGTGACATGGATGACCACGCGGTCGATCCGGTAGTCGTCGGGGCGGTCGGCGCGCCGCCAGTTCGCCTCCGAGGCGGCGACCCACCGGGCGCCCGCGTAGTCCAGTTCGCCCGGCCTGCGGGGCTTCTCGACGCCCGGAACCCGCCACCAGGCGTGCCTGAGCTCGTCGCGGGCGAGCGCGGCGGCGCCCGCCGCCGTCACACCGCCGCCGATCAGCAGCGCGCGCCGGCTGATGCCGCGCGCGGGCTCCTTCTTCGAAGCCCGGCCGCTTCCTTTGGTCCCCATGTGATCGTCAACGCATATCCGCGAGCGTTCGGTTCCCGGCGCCCCGTACCCTGGAGGGGCTATGACTCAGACTTCCCCGCGCCCCCTCCGTGTCCTCGCCGCGATGTCGGGCGGTGTGGACTCCGCCGTCGCCGCCGCACGCGCTGCCGAGGCAGGCCACGACGTGACCGGTGTGCACCTCGCCCTGTCCGCGAACCCGCAGTCCTTCCGTACCGGCGCACGCGGCTGTTGCACCATCGAGGACTCCCGCGACGCCCGCCGCGCGGCGGACGTCATCGGCATCCCCTTCTACGTCTGGGACCTGGCGGAACGCTTCCGCGAGGACGTCGTGGAGGACTTCGTCGCGGAGTACGAGGCGGGCCGCACCCCGAACCCGTGCCTGCGCTGCAACGAGAAGATCAAGTTCGCCGCGCTGCTGGACAAGGCGCTCGCGCTCGGCTTCGACGCCGTGTGCACCGGGCACTACGCCACGGTCGTGCTCGCCGAGGACGGCAGCCGTGAGCTGCACCGCGCCTCCGACATGGCCAAGGACCAGAGCTACGTCCTCGGTGTCCTGGACGAGAAGCAGCTCGCCCACGCGATGTTCCCGCTCGGCGACACCCTCACCACCAAGGACGAGATCCGGGCCGAGGCGGAGGCCCGGGGACTCGCCGTGGCCAAGAAGCCCGACAGCCATGACATCTGCTTCATCGCCGACGGCGACACCCAGGGCTTCCTGGCCGACCGTCTCGGCGGCCGGGCCGAGGGCGACATCCTCGACGAGTCCGGCACGAAGCTCGGCACCCACGACGGCGCCTTCGGCTTCACCATCGGCCAGCGCAAGGGCCTGCGGATCGGCCACCCCGCCGCCGACGGCAAGCCGCGCTACGTCCTGGACATCTCCCCGGTGAACAACACCGTCACCGTGGGCCCCGTCGAGGCCCTCGATGTCACGGCGCTCACCGCGATCAAGCCCCGCTGGTGCGGAACGCCTCCGTCCGGCCCCGGCACGTACACCGCCCAGCTCCGCGCCCACGGCGGTGAGACGGAGGTGGCCGCCGAACTCGTGGACGGCACACTGCACGTCACCTTCACCGAGCCGGTGCGCGGCGTGGCCCCCGGCCAGGCGGTCGTCCTGTACGACGGCACGCGCGTGGTCGGCTCGGCCACCATCGCGACGACGGTGCGCCGCGAGAAGGTGTCCTCGCCCTCCTGAGGCCGCCCCCGGGCCCGGCTCGGGTCACCGCGCCGGGCCACACGGGCCCGCCTCACGACGCGGCCCGCCTCACGACGCGGCCCGGCCGACGTACACGTCCCTGGCGAAGAAATCCGCCAGCACCGGGGCGATCACCTGGGGTGCCACCTCACGCATCTGGCCCGTCAGGGTGCGGTGGCGGGCGCGCGGCACCGCGTCCGCGAGGGCGCGGGCCGCGTTACGGGCCTGGAGCGGACTGAAGCCGCCGCAGACCACCATCGTGCGCGCGGTGACGGCCGCGAACCGCTCGGCCGGGACCGTCCCGTCGCCCAGGAGCGCGTCGTCGTACGCGAGGGTGTGCGCCACCGACTCCAGGCCCTGCCACAGCGGTGCGCGCCGCATCCGGGCGATCGTCCCGGCCTCGACGCCGGCCGCCGCCAGGAACAGCTCCACGGCCC is a genomic window of Streptomyces sp. NBC_01237 containing:
- a CDS encoding ABC transporter permease codes for the protein MAAYIIRRVFAAVLLLLVVSAVTFAIFFLVPRLGGQTVDSMAAQYVGKSPDPDVIAAVKKNLGLDQPLYLQYWHFIKGIVVGAEYQFGPDPVTCNAPCFGYSFKTHSEIWPEIVQRIPVTLSLAVGAAVLWVISGVATGVLSALKRGSVFDRLAMGVALAGVSLPMFFTGMVSLALFAFNWKIWDDVHFVPFSENPGEWAWNLVLPWCTLAFLYSALYARLTRAGMLETMGEDYIRTARAKGLRERQVVVKHGLRAALTPLVTIFGMDFALLLGGAVITESVFSFQGMGEYAIQGVTRSDLPIVMGVTLVAAFFIVVCNLLVDLVYAAIDPRVRLS
- a CDS encoding ABC transporter ATP-binding protein, with the translated sequence MSDVRKTDSPDSGAVSDAGSAADEEQFLSVRDLTIHFDTDDGLVKSVDGVSFDLKAGETLGIVGESGSGKSVTSLGIMGLHTSERARISGEIWLEGEELIGAGPERVRELRGQKMAMIFQDPLSALHPYYSIGSQIVEAHRVHHHVDKKAAKKRAIEMLDRVGIPEPQRRYDDYPHQFSGGMRQRAMIAMALVNNPQLLIADEPTTALDVTVQAQILDLIRDLQKEFGSAVVMITHDLGVVAEIADKLLVMYAGRCIERGSSEKVFYQPQHPYTWGLLGSMPRIDREQTERLVPVKGSPPSLINVPSGCAFHPRCPYADVPADNVTRTERPELQLVSDGHYSACHMSPEQREQIWTEEIAPKL
- a CDS encoding ABC transporter ATP-binding protein, whose product is MTDMDKKTPRPGSDGSGSEPLLKVTGLVKHFPITKGVLKRRVGAVQAVDGLTFDVRPGETLGVVGESGCGKSTMGRLVTRLLEPTGGKVEFEGRDITHLSAGKLRPMRRDVQMIFQDPYGSLNPRHTVGGIVGTPFRLQGVTPEGGLKREVQRLLEMVGLNPEHYNRYPHEFSGGQRQRIGIARALALKPKLVVADEPVSALDVSIQAQVVNLLDDLQDELGLTYMIIAHDLSVIRHVSDRIAVMYLGKIVELADRKSLYEAPMHPYTKALMSAVPVPDPRRRGAKSDRILLKGDVPSPISPPSGCRFHTRCWKATQICKTQEPPLIALKTGHQVACHHPENAPDQAPGDAPLPGAGDAVEVITVKAASVAKGDAAEDGKAEPAGSAKSAEEPAAKPAEEPAAKPSGDDPAPTTTSEDSPKE
- a CDS encoding trimeric intracellular cation channel family protein, which produces MLNELFTPSVQHALDIVGIFVFAISGALLAVRKNFDVFGIAVLAEVTALGGGLFRDVMIGAIPPAAFTDLGYFTTPLLAAVLVFFLHPHVERIQVGVNVFDAAGLGLFCVTGTVKAYDYGLGLTASAALGLATAVGGGVLRDVLANEVPSLLRWDRDLYAVPAIVGAVMVVLCIRFDALNAFTSGTAVLTAFVLRLLALRFHWRAPRAYNRRSARAEGDSAAT
- a CDS encoding thioesterase family protein; translated protein: MAQAAAQAAHGTRTTQVTRATIGDSEFDRDTAVTLREEGVYDAELSAGWTIIRAVNGGYLLALIGRALGEALPHPDPFSVSAHYLTASVPGPAVVRTQVVRTGRTLSTGQASLFQFAEDGAEVERIRVIATYGDLDELTDEIRTSATPPAMPAREHCLGPDDGPAPIPGSSAITERIDIALDPATVGWAVGAPSGKGEIRGWFGLADGRDADPLSLLLTVDALPPTAFELGLKGWTPTVELTTHIRCRPAPGPLRVSITTRNLAGGFLEEDAEVWDSADRLVAQSRQLAKAPRG
- a CDS encoding helix-turn-helix transcriptional regulator produces the protein MKSDRLLSILLLLQTRSLVPATELADRLEVSVRTIYRDVEALSASGVPVYAERGRHGGIALLPGFRTDVTGLTADEARALFVLAADGAHSALGLDAALGSALRKVMAALPAPHRPAAEQTSRRFLVDPVRWMSGPRAAVDIAELHDAVLADRRLRIRYRHSGTDTPRTYTVDPYGLVVKAGVWYLVADLDGAPRLFRADRVREAVLGEEGVVRRPGAELAEVWAVLRRQVEERPADVRLRVRVHRSRLDLFVRLHAGVLTGAPRPGGTRPGDERGEWLLAELAVPEVAWARSLLSFGPNLEVLEPPEARTLLARAAAQVVELYATDG
- a CDS encoding TetR family transcriptional regulator encodes the protein MSHTAGIRQTQKLKTRQALLDAALRLLEHQSLSSLGLREVTRAVGVAPTAFYRHFEGTAALGVALVEETLGSLHGMIGAVLAETGDSDERLDRSVELIARHVAAQPAHFRFIAREQHGGVGPVREAIAAQLRRFADEVATALGGEPESAGWSREDLLMLGGLYVDHMVITASALLDAGPGGEREVVRVARRRLRLVSLGRAHWLDDGEDSGTGPV
- a CDS encoding cysteine desulfurase family protein, whose product is MAYLDHAATTPMLPEAIGAMTAQLAVTGNASSLHAAGRRARRTVEESRETLADALGARPSEVVLTSGGTEADNLAVKGLYWARRDADPRRTRVLAGPVEHHAVLDAVDWLAEHEGATVEYLPVDHYGRVHPEDLREAVLRNPDDIAMITVMWANNEIGTIMPVRELADIAREFGIPMHADAVQAVGQLEVDFARSGLAAMTVSGHKIGGPFGIGALLLGREYTPVPVLHGGGQERHVRSGTLDVPAVAAFAVAARLAAEGRENFARRIGALRDDLITAVRRAVPDAVLGGDPDPAGRLPANAHFSFPGCEGDSLLLLLDAQGIECSTGSACTAGIAQPSHVLLATGTDPDLARGTLRFSLGHTSTRQDVEELAGAIGPAVERARTAGLS
- the mnmA gene encoding tRNA 2-thiouridine(34) synthase MnmA, yielding MTQTSPRPLRVLAAMSGGVDSAVAAARAAEAGHDVTGVHLALSANPQSFRTGARGCCTIEDSRDARRAADVIGIPFYVWDLAERFREDVVEDFVAEYEAGRTPNPCLRCNEKIKFAALLDKALALGFDAVCTGHYATVVLAEDGSRELHRASDMAKDQSYVLGVLDEKQLAHAMFPLGDTLTTKDEIRAEAEARGLAVAKKPDSHDICFIADGDTQGFLADRLGGRAEGDILDESGTKLGTHDGAFGFTIGQRKGLRIGHPAADGKPRYVLDISPVNNTVTVGPVEALDVTALTAIKPRWCGTPPSGPGTYTAQLRAHGGETEVAAELVDGTLHVTFTEPVRGVAPGQAVVLYDGTRVVGSATIATTVRREKVSSPS